From one Planktothrix agardhii NIES-204 genomic stretch:
- a CDS encoding hypothetical protein (reverse transcriptase homolog) yields MNISKTQNNLTVEWKDLNWRKLEKVTFKLQKRIFQASERGDVKAVRKLQKTLIRSWSAKCIAVRRVTQDNQGKNTAGVDGVKSLTPKQRINLVGRLKLTNKVKPTRRVEIPKPGSTETPPQAPRARGVWGGGIPTINDRALQALVKLALEPEWEAIFEPNSYGFRPGRSCHDAIEAIFNSIRSKPKFVLDADISKCFDRIDQKALISKIHTYPTLSRLIKTWLKAGYCDGKEIFPTNDGTPQGGVISPLLANIALHGMEERVMQFAETLKGAKRDNRQALSLIRYADDFVIIHENLNVVKKCQKIIADWLSNMGLELKPSKTKLTHTLNEIDGNVGFEFLGFHIQQHKVGNYRCANNRNGTPLGFGTLITPSKAKIKTHLVKIAEVIDAHKTAPQAALISKLNPIIRGWSNYYSTVVSKETFNKVDHLTYDKLRAWARTRGKGNINKDKYWRTVNDRNWCFSTEDGTELLTHSSTPIVRHTKVKGETSPFDGNWIYWSKRRGKYPETPIRVSKLIKKQKGICSNCGLYFTSTDIVEVDHIKPTSLGGKDTYDNLQLLHKHCHDIKTANDGSLTKNKKLSIVENYDNNPF; encoded by the coding sequence ATGAATATATCTAAAACGCAGAACAATCTGACGGTGGAGTGGAAAGACCTTAACTGGCGCAAGTTAGAAAAGGTAACTTTTAAGTTGCAAAAGCGAATATTTCAAGCGAGTGAACGAGGCGATGTTAAAGCAGTTCGCAAACTTCAAAAGACCCTGATTAGGTCTTGGTCGGCAAAATGTATAGCGGTTCGTCGGGTAACACAAGATAACCAAGGTAAAAATACGGCGGGTGTGGATGGGGTTAAATCTCTGACCCCAAAGCAACGTATAAACCTTGTAGGACGATTAAAGTTAACCAATAAAGTCAAACCAACTCGTAGAGTTGAAATACCTAAACCTGGTTCAACAGAAACCCCCCCCCAAGCCCCCCGTGCACGGGGGGTTTGGGGGGGCGGAATACCCACAATCAACGACCGCGCATTACAAGCGTTAGTCAAACTAGCGTTAGAACCAGAATGGGAGGCGATCTTTGAGCCAAACAGTTATGGCTTCAGACCAGGACGTTCCTGTCACGATGCAATTGAAGCAATATTTAACAGTATTAGAAGCAAACCCAAATTTGTACTCGATGCTGATATCTCAAAATGCTTTGACCGCATAGACCAAAAAGCATTAATCTCCAAAATACACACATACCCCACATTAAGCCGTCTTATTAAAACATGGCTTAAAGCAGGGTACTGTGACGGAAAAGAAATTTTCCCCACTAATGATGGTACACCACAAGGCGGGGTAATTTCACCCTTACTTGCGAATATTGCCCTACATGGTATGGAAGAAAGAGTCATGCAATTCGCAGAAACTCTAAAAGGAGCAAAACGGGATAACCGTCAAGCCCTCAGTCTAATCCGTTACGCCGACGACTTCGTAATCATCCATGAGAATTTAAACGTTGTCAAAAAGTGTCAAAAGATAATCGCCGACTGGTTGAGTAACATGGGACTGGAATTAAAACCAAGTAAGACAAAATTAACCCATACCCTCAATGAAATCGATGGAAATGTCGGGTTTGAGTTTTTAGGGTTCCATATCCAACAACACAAAGTAGGGAACTACCGATGTGCCAACAACAGGAATGGAACACCGCTAGGTTTTGGTACATTAATCACACCCTCAAAAGCCAAAATCAAAACCCACCTTGTCAAAATAGCTGAAGTAATAGATGCCCATAAGACCGCCCCACAAGCTGCTTTAATTAGCAAGCTGAATCCAATTATAAGAGGCTGGTCAAACTATTACTCAACAGTTGTTAGTAAAGAAACCTTTAACAAGGTTGACCATCTAACTTACGACAAGTTAAGAGCTTGGGCAAGAACGAGGGGAAAAGGGAACATCAATAAAGATAAATACTGGAGAACAGTAAATGACAGAAATTGGTGTTTCAGTACAGAAGACGGAACGGAATTACTCACCCATAGCAGTACGCCAATCGTAAGGCATACAAAAGTTAAGGGTGAAACCAGTCCGTTTGATGGAAACTGGATTTATTGGAGCAAGCGTAGAGGCAAATATCCTGAAACTCCTATAAGGGTTTCTAAACTAATTAAGAAACAAAAAGGTATTTGTTCTAACTGTGGTTTGTATTTTACAAGTACAGACATTGTAGAAGTTGACCATATTAAACCCACATCATTAGGTGGGAAAGACACTTATGATAATCTACAACTTCTACACAAACATTGTCACGACATAAAGACGGCAAATGATGGTTCTCTAACGAAAAATAAGAAATTATCAATAGTTGAGAATTATGACAATAATCCGTTTTGA
- a CDS encoding aldo/keto reductase, translated as MEKRTLGQSDILITPILIGTWQAGKRMWVGIEDAETIKAIRAAFDAGITTVDTAEIYGEGHSEQIVAQALSNVRDQVIYASKVFANHLKYDQVIAACERSLKNLNTDYIDLYQIHWPSGFMNSEIVPIEETMRALNHLKKQGKIRAIGVSNFSRSQLEEAAQYGRIESLQPPYSLFWRKVEKDAMPYCIEQNISILAYSPLAQGLLTGKFGFNHQFAEGDHRSKNKLFADKDHYQRVQNALDKLRPIAEVYHCTLGQLAIAWLIAQPQTNAIIGFRNAEQAQQNTLATEIILSPEDIAEIDKIGRTVTDYLDDSPVMWNF; from the coding sequence ATGGAAAAACGAACTCTGGGTCAATCTGATATTTTAATTACGCCCATTTTAATTGGAACTTGGCAAGCGGGAAAACGGATGTGGGTGGGAATTGAAGACGCAGAAACTATTAAGGCTATTCGTGCCGCCTTTGATGCGGGTATTACTACCGTTGATACCGCAGAAATTTATGGGGAAGGACACTCGGAACAAATTGTAGCTCAAGCGTTATCGAATGTCCGAGATCAAGTTATTTATGCTAGTAAAGTTTTTGCTAATCATTTAAAATATGATCAAGTGATTGCAGCCTGTGAACGATCTTTAAAAAATCTGAATACCGATTATATTGACCTCTATCAAATTCATTGGCCTTCTGGATTTATGAATTCGGAAATTGTTCCTATTGAAGAAACCATGAGGGCTTTAAATCACTTAAAAAAACAGGGCAAAATTCGAGCTATTGGTGTTTCTAATTTTTCTCGTTCTCAATTAGAGGAAGCCGCCCAATATGGAAGAATAGAAAGTTTACAACCCCCCTATTCTTTATTCTGGCGAAAGGTAGAAAAAGATGCCATGCCCTATTGCATTGAACAGAATATTTCGATTTTAGCCTATTCTCCCTTAGCCCAAGGATTATTAACGGGAAAATTTGGCTTTAATCATCAATTTGCCGAAGGAGATCATCGTTCTAAAAATAAACTTTTTGCTGATAAAGACCATTATCAACGGGTACAAAATGCCTTAGACAAATTACGCCCCATTGCTGAAGTTTATCACTGTACTTTAGGACAATTAGCGATCGCTTGGTTAATTGCTCAACCTCAAACTAACGCGATTATTGGGTTTAGAAATGCCGAACAAGCCCAACAAAATACTCTGGCAACTGAGATTATTCTTTCGCCCGAAGATATTGCAGAAATTGATAAAATCGGACGGACTGTTACTGATTATTTAGATGATAGTCCGGTGATGTGGAATTTTTAA
- a CDS encoding cyclic nucleotide-binding protein — protein sequence MLTSVERLLFVRGVPIFKELRDDFLVRLASVMDELSFPNEHSIFTEGQEGRALYIVVSGRVRVHIGDRNLAELGKGTCFGEMSLFDAEPRSATVSTLETCECLILTQMQLYDAIDETPGIAINIIRLLSRRIRELNQKLNPPTPTVAGNKVVELRPSAG from the coding sequence ATGTTAACTAGCGTTGAACGCCTTTTATTTGTCAGGGGTGTCCCGATTTTTAAAGAATTGCGAGACGATTTTTTAGTCCGTCTAGCATCGGTTATGGATGAATTATCCTTTCCTAATGAACATAGTATTTTTACTGAGGGTCAGGAAGGACGGGCGCTTTATATTGTGGTTTCTGGACGGGTACGAGTTCACATTGGCGATCGCAATTTAGCCGAATTGGGAAAAGGGACTTGTTTCGGTGAAATGTCTCTATTTGATGCCGAACCTCGCTCCGCCACCGTCAGCACCCTAGAAACCTGCGAATGTTTGATCTTAACCCAAATGCAACTCTATGATGCGATTGATGAAACCCCCGGAATTGCGATTAATATTATTCGTTTATTATCTCGACGAATTCGAGAACTGAATCAAAAATTAAATCCGCCTACCCCGACCGTAGCAGGAAATAAAGTCGTCGAACTGCGACCTTCTGCCGGATAG